One genomic region from Amaranthus tricolor cultivar Red isolate AtriRed21 chromosome 12, ASM2621246v1, whole genome shotgun sequence encodes:
- the LOC130828670 gene encoding uncharacterized protein LOC130828670, protein MPEFQPHSAHRCYRLLHIGLSNNPRQVVVQFQSYLPLTKASSYLPLTNALCLRPFVVPTIDERFRIPIISVETQILNALVSMIVNHEYPLAMVDHIGFKRYSNSLNPDFKEMILNKAWVKVKDRSSIDYVNGVDEFLNFSLSKVREDDRDSTTIRCPCNSCRNIFLKTKCDVRFDLLKGGMYEKYTFRELHGEELVESSDGDDVDELNDIDSGFTMLQDACGVGAMNVGSAEEALNNVEEYEKPNANAKKLFKLLKEYQEPLTMHGTTMSKLSYIVKLLHLKVLNNWSDKSFDSLLQLEHQGYGAYLPTSYYEAKKLIKDLGLDYYKIDACENDCILYWKEHEKLIECPTCGLSRWKQEKEGSSKGVKVSRKVLRYFPLKPRLQRLHMCRKTSKDMRWHKERDATKTYRVNDCDRIIDDDALSKEEEDDTFLEDDNASAVDDTMRHPSDSFAWKSFDEEYSEFAKEVRNVRLGLACDGFQPFNNSQHSIWPVVLIPYNFPSWLCMKPYSFMLSLLVPGPTSPGINMDVYLQPLIEELKELWEVGVETYDAYSKTNFILRASLLWTINDFPMYANLSGWSTKGYYACPCCHKQTKRTSLMHKGGYYNICFQ, encoded by the exons ATGCCGGAGTTCCAGCCGCATTCAGCACATCGGTGCTACCGCCTTCTGCACATAGGCCTTTCAAATAACCCACGACAGgttgttg TGCAATTCCAATCGTATCTTCCATTGACGAAAGCTTCATCGTATCTGCCATTGACGAACGCTTTGTGCCTTCGTCCCTTCGTCGTGCCTACCATTGACGAACGCTTCCGAATTCCAATCATATCAG TGGAAACTCAAATTCT AAATGCGTTAGTTAGCATGATTGTGAATCATGAGTATCCTCTTGCTATGGTTGATCATATTGGATTTAAGAGATACTCTAATAGTTTGAATCCTGATTTTAAA gaaatgattttgaataagGCATGGGTCAAAGTAAAAGATCGTTCATCTATTGATTATGTAAATGGTGTTGATGAGTTTCTAAATTTTTCTCTTTCCAAAGTAAGAGAAGATGATCGAGATAGTACTACTATTAGGTGCCCTTGTAATAGTTGTCGCaatatatttcttaaaacaaaatgtGATGTAAGATTCGACTTGCTCAAGGGAGGAATGTATGAGAAGTACACTTTTCGGGAACTTCACGGGGAAGAATTAGTTGAATCAAGTGATGGGGATGATGTTGATGAGTTGAATGACATTGATAGTGGTTTCACAATGTTGCAAGATGCATGTGGAGTTGGTGCTATGAATGTTGGGAGTGCTGAAGAGGCTTTAAATAACGTTGAGGAGTATGAGAAACCTAATGCAAATGCAaaaaagttattcaaacttttAAAGGAGTACCAAGAACCATTAACAATGCATGGCACAACAATGTCTAAGTTGTCatatattgttaaattattacatttaaAGGTTTTGAATAATTGGTCTGATAAGTCTTTTGATAGTTTACTCCAATTAGAACATCAAGGCTATGGCGCTTACCTTCCAACTTCTTATTACGAGGCTAAGAAACTCATTAAAGACTTGGGCCTTGATTATTATAAGATTGATGCTTGTGAAAATGATTGTATTCTTTATTGGAAAGAGCATGAAAAATTGATTGAGTGTCCCACTTGTGGTTTATCAAGGTGGAAACAAGAAAAGGAAGGCTCTTCTAAGGGGGTAAAGGTTTCTAGAAAAGTGCTAAGATATTTTCCATTGAAGCCTAGGCTACAAAGGTTGCACATGTGTAGAAAGACATCCAAAGATATGCGTTGGCACAAAGAAAGGGATGCTACTAAAACATATAGAGTGAATGATTGTGATAGGATTATAGATGATGATGCCCTTTCTAAGGAAGAGGAGGATGATACCTTTTTAGAGGATGACAATGCGAGTGCGGTGGATGATACAATGAGACATCCATCTGACTCCTTTGCATGGAAATCATTTGATGAAGAGTATAGTGAATTTGCTAAAGAGGTGCGAAATGTTAGACTTGGACTAGCTTGTGATGGCTTTCAGCCTTTCAATAATTCACAACATAGCATATGGCCAGTGGTTCTTATCCCTTATAATTTTCCTTCTTGGTTATGCATGAAACCTTATTCATTTATGCTATCTTTACTAGTACCAGGTCCAACAAGTCCTGGAATTAATATGGACGTCTACCTCCAACCACTTATTGAGGAGTTAAAGGAGCTTTGGGAGGTTGGTGTTGAAACCTATGATGCTTACTCTAAAACAAATTTCATCTTGCGTGCATCACTACTGTGGACTATCAATGACTTTCCTATGTATGCAAATTTGTCTGGATGGTCTACCAAAGGTTATTACGCTTGTCCATGTTGTCATAAGCAAACTAAACGGACTTCGTTGATGCATAAGGGTGGTTATTACAACATTTGCTTCCAATGA